One genomic region from Paraburkholderia azotifigens encodes:
- the rbsK gene encoding ribokinase, whose product MATNEARGHVTVVGSLNMDLVARAPRLPQPGETLAGHAFAQVAGGKGGNQAVAAARLGAQVAMLGCVGADANGAQLRAGLEAEGIECTALETSQAAPTGVALIIVDDGSQNAIVIIAGSNGEVTPETIARHEAALAAAQVVICQLETPPASVRAALAAARRLGKTVILNPAPATGPLPEDWLPLIDYLIPNELEAATLTGLPVTSPQEAQAAARALRLAGARNVIVTIGAQGVVAALGDAGPQHFEAPRVKAVDTTAAGDTFIGGFAAQIAEGAAVADAIRFAQRAASISVTRAGAQPSIPTRAEVIGA is encoded by the coding sequence GTGGCAACGAACGAAGCGCGCGGACACGTGACGGTGGTCGGCAGTCTGAACATGGATCTCGTCGCGCGTGCGCCGCGCCTGCCGCAGCCGGGCGAAACGCTGGCCGGCCACGCGTTCGCGCAGGTCGCGGGCGGCAAGGGCGGCAACCAGGCTGTCGCCGCGGCCCGGCTCGGTGCGCAGGTGGCGATGCTCGGCTGCGTCGGCGCTGACGCGAACGGTGCGCAGCTGCGTGCGGGCCTCGAAGCGGAAGGTATCGAGTGCACCGCGCTGGAAACGAGCCAGGCGGCGCCGACGGGTGTCGCGCTCATCATCGTCGACGACGGCAGCCAGAATGCCATCGTCATCATCGCGGGCAGCAACGGTGAAGTGACGCCCGAGACCATTGCGCGCCATGAAGCGGCGCTGGCGGCGGCGCAGGTGGTGATCTGCCAGCTGGAGACGCCGCCCGCGAGCGTGCGCGCTGCGCTCGCCGCCGCGCGCCGGCTCGGCAAGACCGTGATCCTGAACCCGGCGCCTGCCACGGGGCCGCTGCCCGAAGACTGGCTGCCGCTGATCGACTATCTGATCCCCAATGAACTCGAAGCCGCGACGCTGACGGGTCTGCCCGTGACGTCGCCGCAGGAAGCGCAGGCCGCCGCGCGAGCGCTGCGCCTTGCAGGCGCGCGCAACGTGATCGTGACGATCGGCGCGCAAGGCGTCGTCGCGGCGCTCGGCGACGCCGGGCCGCAGCATTTCGAGGCGCCGCGCGTGAAGGCCGTCGATACCACCGCGGCGGGCGACACCTTCATCGGCGGCTTTGCGGCGCAGATCGCAGAGGGCGCCGCTGTCGCCGACGCCATCCGCTTCGCCCAGCGCGCCGCGTCGATTTCGGTAACACGTGCAGGCGCCCAGCCGTCCATTCCCACCCGCGCCGAAGTCATCGGCGCCTGA
- a CDS encoding LacI family DNA-binding transcriptional regulator, with the protein MATIKDVAAIAGVSFTTVSHVVNNTRPVSADVRSKVELAIRQLNYVPSAVARSLKARSTATIGLVVPNSTNPYFAELARGIEDGCARNGYCVFFCNSDDDPAKQRNYLRVLQEKRIDGLIVASAGDDATLAQTLADSPEPLVIVDRNIEGLSADLVQIDHEKGAYLATRHLLQLGHSKIGCITGPIETAVSAMRVHGFIRAMAERGIEIASNGIVESDFSGSGGYRAAAQLFDTVQPTAIFACNDMMGIGALRAAAERGLRVPQDCSVIGFDDIELGRFTYPALSTVGQSVRALGEMAAQTLIERISGASTGALFRRRVIAPRLILRESTAAFAGARRPAQAA; encoded by the coding sequence ATGGCGACGATCAAGGATGTGGCGGCGATAGCCGGCGTGTCGTTCACGACCGTGTCGCATGTCGTGAACAATACGCGTCCGGTGTCGGCGGATGTGCGCTCGAAGGTCGAACTGGCAATCCGCCAGCTCAACTACGTGCCGTCCGCCGTCGCGCGGTCGCTGAAGGCGCGCTCGACGGCGACGATCGGGCTCGTCGTGCCCAACAGCACGAACCCGTACTTCGCCGAGCTGGCGCGCGGCATCGAAGACGGTTGTGCGCGCAATGGCTACTGCGTGTTCTTCTGCAACTCGGACGACGATCCCGCGAAGCAGCGCAACTATCTGCGCGTGCTGCAGGAAAAGCGTATCGACGGGCTGATCGTCGCCTCGGCCGGCGACGACGCCACGCTCGCGCAGACGCTTGCCGATTCGCCCGAGCCGCTCGTGATCGTCGACCGGAACATCGAGGGCCTGTCCGCCGATCTCGTGCAGATCGACCACGAGAAGGGCGCCTATCTGGCGACGCGCCATCTGCTGCAGCTCGGGCATTCGAAGATCGGCTGCATCACGGGCCCGATCGAAACGGCCGTCAGCGCGATGCGCGTGCACGGCTTCATCCGCGCGATGGCCGAGCGCGGCATCGAGATCGCGTCGAACGGCATCGTCGAAAGCGACTTCTCGGGCAGCGGCGGCTACCGCGCGGCGGCGCAGCTATTCGACACGGTGCAGCCGACGGCGATTTTCGCGTGCAACGACATGATGGGCATCGGCGCGCTGCGCGCTGCCGCCGAGCGCGGCCTGCGCGTGCCGCAGGACTGCTCGGTGATCGGTTTCGACGACATCGAACTGGGGCGCTTCACCTATCCGGCACTATCGACGGTCGGCCAGTCGGTGCGCGCGCTCGGCGAAATGGCGGCGCAGACGCTGATCGAGCGGATCAGCGGGGCGTCGACGGGCGCGCTGTTCCGGCGCCGTGTGATCGCGCCGCGTCTGATCCTGCGCGAGTCGACGGCCGCGTTCGCAGGCGCGCGGCGCCCGGCGCAGGCGGCATAA
- a CDS encoding ABC transporter permease — protein MNDQRVTGKESTAAPAGAVKPGTADPSAPLASGKPAGTRLGFSNYLGLAGALIAMIALFSVLSSHFLTYDTFITIANQIPDLVVMSVGMTFVLIIAGIDLSVGSVLALGASVVSVAALKWQLGPFAAAALGLLAAALTGTVTGAVTVGWRIPSFIVSLGVLEAARGLAYQMTNSRTAYIGDAFDFLSNPIAVGISPAFLIAVAVMIVAQLVLTRTVFGRYLVGIGTNEEAVRLAGVNPKPYKVIVFALMGALSGLAALFQISRLEAADPNAGVGLELQVIAAVVIGGTSLMGGRGSVISTFFGVLIISVLAAGLAQIGANEPTKRIITGAVIVVAVVLDTYRSRRKRS, from the coding sequence ATGAACGATCAAAGGGTCACGGGCAAGGAATCGACGGCTGCGCCCGCGGGTGCCGTCAAGCCGGGCACGGCCGATCCGTCGGCGCCGCTCGCGAGCGGCAAGCCGGCGGGCACGCGTCTGGGCTTTTCGAACTATCTCGGCCTCGCGGGCGCGCTGATCGCGATGATCGCGCTGTTTTCGGTGCTGAGCTCGCATTTCCTGACGTACGACACGTTCATCACGATCGCGAACCAGATTCCCGATCTCGTCGTGATGTCGGTGGGGATGACGTTCGTGCTGATCATCGCGGGCATCGATCTCTCCGTCGGGTCGGTGCTGGCGCTCGGCGCGTCGGTCGTGAGCGTCGCCGCGCTGAAGTGGCAGCTCGGGCCGTTCGCGGCGGCGGCGCTGGGTCTTCTCGCGGCAGCGCTGACGGGCACCGTGACGGGCGCGGTGACGGTGGGCTGGCGGATTCCGTCGTTCATCGTGTCGCTCGGCGTGCTCGAAGCGGCGCGCGGCCTCGCCTATCAGATGACGAACTCGCGCACGGCCTACATCGGCGATGCATTCGATTTCCTGTCCAATCCGATCGCCGTCGGCATTTCGCCGGCGTTCCTGATCGCGGTGGCCGTGATGATCGTCGCGCAGCTGGTGCTGACGCGCACGGTATTCGGCCGCTATCTGGTCGGCATCGGCACGAACGAGGAAGCGGTGCGGCTCGCGGGCGTCAATCCGAAGCCGTACAAGGTGATCGTGTTTGCGCTGATGGGCGCGCTGTCGGGGCTTGCCGCGCTGTTCCAGATCTCGCGTCTGGAAGCAGCCGATCCGAATGCGGGCGTCGGCCTGGAACTGCAGGTGATCGCCGCGGTCGTGATCGGTGGCACGAGCCTGATGGGCGGACGCGGTTCCGTCATCAGCACGTTCTTCGGGGTGTTGATCATTTCGGTGCTGGCGGCGGGTCTCGCGCAGATCGGCGCGAACGAGCCGACCAAACGCATCATTACGGGCGCCGTGATCGTGGTCGCGGTCGTGCTGGACACGTACCGCAGCAGGCGCAAGCGCAGTTGA
- a CDS encoding sugar ABC transporter ATP-binding protein: MAFTDQEADQQALPAVLSVTGIGKTYVEPVLADVSLALHAGEALALTGENGAGKSTLSKIIGGLVDPTTGTMQLEGRPYAPASRTEAEALGIRMVMQELNLLPTLSVAENLFLNRLPRNGFGWIDRRKLREDAREAMAQVGLEAIDPDTLVGELGIGHQQMVEIARNLIGDCRVLILDEPTAMLTAREVDLLFEQIDALKSRGVALVYISHRLEELARVAERIAVLRDGKLVRVDMMANLTSDQIVTLMVGREIGERIDLGVRNIGSTLLKVEHMSRSPVVHDVSFEVKAGEIFGVSGLIGAGRTELMRLIYGADQKDGGTVSLAATPGAAPSAVQIATPVDAVRQGIALITEDRKGEGLLLPQPIAANVSLGNLGSVARHGIVDAGRENALAKKQIDAMRIRTSGPAQPVGELSGGNQQKVVIGRWLARDCKVLLFDEPTRGIDVGAKFDIYGLMGALAREGRALVVVSSDLRELMLICDRIGVMSAGRMTGVFKRDEWTQDALLAAAFAGYRNREALLHTHDHEGETQS; the protein is encoded by the coding sequence ATGGCATTTACCGACCAGGAAGCGGACCAACAAGCATTGCCTGCCGTGCTGTCCGTAACGGGCATCGGCAAGACCTACGTCGAGCCCGTGCTGGCCGACGTCTCGCTGGCGTTGCACGCCGGGGAGGCGCTCGCGCTGACGGGCGAGAACGGCGCGGGCAAGAGCACGCTGTCGAAAATCATCGGCGGGCTGGTCGATCCGACGACGGGCACGATGCAGCTCGAAGGCAGGCCGTACGCGCCCGCGAGCCGCACGGAAGCGGAAGCGCTCGGCATCCGGATGGTGATGCAGGAGCTGAACCTGCTGCCGACGCTGTCGGTCGCGGAGAACCTGTTTCTGAACCGTCTGCCGCGTAATGGTTTCGGCTGGATCGACCGCAGGAAGTTGCGCGAGGACGCGCGCGAGGCGATGGCGCAAGTCGGGCTGGAAGCGATCGACCCGGACACGCTCGTCGGCGAACTGGGCATCGGCCATCAGCAGATGGTCGAGATCGCGCGCAACCTGATCGGCGATTGCCGCGTGCTGATTCTCGACGAGCCGACGGCGATGCTGACGGCGCGCGAAGTCGACCTGCTGTTCGAGCAGATCGACGCGCTGAAGTCGCGCGGCGTCGCGCTCGTGTACATCTCGCACCGGCTCGAAGAGCTGGCGCGCGTGGCCGAGCGGATCGCCGTGCTGCGCGACGGCAAGCTGGTGCGCGTCGACATGATGGCGAACCTGACGAGCGACCAGATCGTCACGCTGATGGTCGGGCGGGAAATCGGCGAGCGGATCGATCTGGGCGTGCGCAACATTGGCTCGACGCTGCTGAAGGTCGAGCACATGAGCCGCTCACCCGTGGTGCACGACGTGTCGTTCGAGGTGAAGGCAGGCGAGATTTTCGGCGTGAGCGGGCTGATCGGCGCGGGCCGCACGGAACTGATGCGGCTTATTTACGGCGCGGATCAGAAGGACGGCGGCACGGTGTCGCTGGCGGCGACGCCGGGTGCGGCGCCTTCGGCCGTGCAGATCGCCACACCCGTCGACGCCGTGCGGCAAGGCATTGCGCTGATCACGGAAGATCGCAAGGGTGAAGGCCTGCTGCTGCCGCAGCCGATCGCCGCGAACGTGTCGCTGGGCAATCTCGGCAGTGTCGCGCGGCATGGCATCGTCGACGCAGGGCGCGAGAACGCGCTGGCGAAGAAGCAGATCGACGCGATGCGCATCCGCACGTCGGGGCCGGCGCAGCCGGTCGGCGAGCTGTCGGGCGGCAACCAGCAGAAGGTCGTGATCGGCCGGTGGCTGGCGCGCGACTGCAAGGTGCTGCTGTTCGACGAGCCGACGCGCGGCATCGATGTCGGCGCGAAGTTCGATATTTATGGATTGATGGGCGCGCTGGCCCGTGAAGGGCGCGCGCTGGTGGTCGTGTCGAGCGACCTGCGCGAACTGATGCTGATCTGCGACCGGATCGGCGTGATGTCGGCGGGACGCATGACGGGCGTGTTCAAACGGGACGAGTGGACGCAGGACGCGCTGCTCGCCGCGGCATTCGCCGGCTATCGCAATCGCGAGGCGCTGCTGCACACCCACGACCACGAAGGAGAGACGCAGTCATGA
- a CDS encoding sugar ABC transporter substrate-binding protein, protein MNQRIRRRVLSAAVVLTAAAAMPFSSAWAQGAKKPKVALVMKSLANEFFLTMETGAKDYQKHNANQFDLITNGIKDETDTANQIRIVEQMIVSKVDAIVLAPADSKALVPVVKKAVDAGIVVVNIDNRLDPDVLKSKDLNVPFVGPDNAKGAEKVGDYLAKKLKSGDEVGIIEGVSTTTNAQQRTAGFKAAMQKVGAKIDTVQSGEWEIDKGNAIASSMLNAYPNIKALLCGNDNMAIGAVSAVRAAGKQGKVYVVGYDNINAIRPMLKDGRVLATADQYAAKQAVFGIDVALKAISEHKKQADLSGVVETPVDLVTK, encoded by the coding sequence ATGAACCAACGCATTCGCCGCCGGGTTTTGAGCGCCGCCGTCGTCCTCACGGCCGCCGCCGCGATGCCGTTTTCATCGGCCTGGGCTCAGGGCGCGAAGAAACCCAAGGTCGCGCTCGTGATGAAGTCGCTCGCCAACGAGTTCTTCCTCACGATGGAAACGGGCGCGAAGGACTACCAGAAGCACAACGCCAACCAGTTCGACCTGATCACGAACGGCATCAAGGACGAAACCGATACGGCGAACCAGATCCGCATCGTCGAACAGATGATCGTGTCGAAGGTCGACGCCATCGTGCTCGCGCCGGCGGATTCGAAGGCGCTCGTGCCCGTCGTGAAGAAGGCTGTGGACGCCGGCATCGTTGTCGTGAACATCGACAACCGGCTCGACCCCGACGTGCTGAAATCGAAGGATCTGAACGTGCCGTTCGTCGGCCCGGACAACGCGAAGGGCGCCGAGAAGGTCGGCGACTATCTGGCGAAGAAGCTGAAGTCGGGCGATGAAGTGGGGATCATCGAAGGCGTGTCGACCACGACCAACGCGCAGCAGCGCACGGCCGGCTTCAAGGCGGCGATGCAGAAGGTCGGCGCGAAGATCGACACGGTCCAGTCGGGCGAATGGGAAATCGACAAGGGCAATGCGATCGCGTCGTCGATGCTCAACGCCTATCCGAACATCAAGGCGCTTCTGTGCGGCAACGACAACATGGCGATCGGCGCGGTGTCGGCCGTGCGCGCGGCGGGCAAGCAGGGCAAGGTTTACGTGGTCGGCTACGACAACATCAACGCGATCAGGCCGATGCTGAAGGATGGCCGCGTGCTCGCCACGGCTGACCAGTACGCGGCCAAGCAGGCCGTGTTCGGCATCGACGTGGCGCTCAAGGCAATCTCCGAGCACAAGAAGCAGGCGGACCTGTCGGGCGTCGTCGAAACGCCTGTCGATCTCGTCACGAAGTAA
- a CDS encoding LysE family translocator — translation MFGISQFPLFLVAVTVLNLTPGPDIAYVAGQSIAQGRRAGLLSALGVAFGGCLHTVACALGITALLAASPGAFNAIKWIGAAYLMYLGLRMLWPAAAAVVSGAAVPDAPRLSRGTLLFRGFVTNASNPKVLLFYIAFFPQFVSADSPHKTLAFLVLGAVFVALGLINDCVIAWLAATAARAVQSRPGVRRWIDRVVGAGFIGLGVRLALTKR, via the coding sequence ATGTTCGGCATTAGCCAGTTTCCGCTGTTTCTCGTCGCCGTCACCGTGCTCAATCTGACGCCCGGACCGGACATCGCGTATGTGGCGGGACAGAGCATCGCGCAGGGACGTCGCGCGGGCCTGCTGTCGGCGCTGGGTGTCGCGTTCGGCGGCTGCTTGCATACCGTCGCGTGCGCGCTCGGCATCACGGCGTTGCTCGCGGCGTCGCCGGGTGCCTTCAATGCGATCAAGTGGATCGGCGCGGCCTATCTGATGTACCTCGGGCTGCGGATGCTGTGGCCTGCGGCGGCCGCCGTCGTCAGCGGCGCGGCCGTGCCCGATGCGCCGCGCCTGTCGCGCGGCACGCTGCTCTTTCGCGGCTTCGTCACGAACGCGTCGAACCCGAAAGTGCTGCTGTTCTATATCGCCTTCTTCCCGCAGTTCGTGAGCGCGGACAGCCCGCACAAAACGCTCGCGTTTCTCGTGCTGGGCGCCGTGTTCGTGGCGCTTGGGCTCATCAACGATTGCGTGATCGCGTGGCTCGCCGCGACAGCCGCGCGTGCCGTGCAGTCGCGGCCCGGCGTGCGGCGCTGGATCGATCGTGTGGTGGGTGCGGGCTTCATCGGTCTGGGCGTGCGGCTCGCGTTGACAAAGCGGTAA
- the corA gene encoding magnesium/cobalt transporter CorA has product MLINCAAYQDGRKLADIEIDDISVYVAKPECFVWVALKDPGPGELEVMKHEFGLHELAVEDVRHGHQRPKIEEYGDSLFAVMHTIETDDDGEFVIGEVDVFVGANYVLSVRRGTRHGFQEVRARCEREPQLLKEGAAFVLYALADNVVDRYFPILEAMGTEIEQIEDRIFDKHDLAASRAIIEDLYSLKRRLVTLQHHIEPLLEGISKLVGGRIPAICVGMQAYFRDVYDHLDRIVRTIEGRREIIVTAVQVNLGMISLAENEVTKRLGSFAALFAVPTMIAGIYGMNFQEIPELHFKYGYPICLLAMLLIDVLLYRGFKKANWL; this is encoded by the coding sequence ATGCTGATCAACTGCGCCGCGTACCAGGATGGCCGCAAACTGGCCGACATCGAGATCGACGACATCAGCGTCTATGTTGCCAAACCCGAATGCTTCGTCTGGGTCGCTCTGAAAGATCCCGGCCCGGGCGAACTCGAAGTGATGAAGCACGAGTTCGGCCTGCACGAACTGGCCGTCGAAGACGTGCGTCACGGTCATCAGCGTCCGAAGATCGAGGAGTACGGCGACTCGCTGTTCGCCGTCATGCACACGATCGAAACCGACGACGACGGTGAATTCGTGATCGGCGAGGTCGACGTGTTCGTCGGCGCGAACTATGTGCTGTCGGTGCGGCGCGGCACGCGTCACGGGTTTCAGGAGGTGCGCGCGCGCTGCGAGCGCGAGCCGCAACTGTTGAAGGAAGGCGCGGCGTTCGTGCTGTATGCGCTGGCCGACAACGTCGTCGACCGTTACTTTCCGATTCTCGAGGCGATGGGCACCGAGATCGAGCAGATCGAAGACCGCATTTTCGACAAGCACGATCTGGCCGCGTCGCGCGCGATCATCGAAGACCTGTATTCGTTGAAGCGCCGTCTCGTGACGCTGCAGCATCACATCGAGCCGCTGCTCGAAGGCATCAGCAAGCTGGTGGGCGGGCGCATTCCCGCCATCTGCGTCGGCATGCAGGCGTACTTCCGCGACGTCTACGATCACCTCGACCGCATCGTGCGAACCATCGAGGGCCGGCGCGAAATCATCGTCACGGCAGTCCAGGTGAATCTCGGCATGATCTCGCTCGCCGAGAACGAAGTGACCAAGCGGCTCGGCTCGTTCGCCGCGCTGTTCGCGGTGCCGACGATGATCGCCGGCATCTACGGGATGAACTTCCAGGAGATCCCGGAGCTGCACTTCAAATACGGATATCCCATCTGTCTGCTGGCCATGCTGCTGATCGACGTCCTGCTGTATCGCGGCTTCAAGAAGGCGAACTGGCTGTAA
- a CDS encoding DUF2846 domain-containing protein → MTRMQSLAARAAAAVRPLVSAAAAALVIGLPGMLAAGCASTPADKVPFKDVPAGRIVKPGYTQPGDSKVAVDLRRERTDNVIVRFRDALVYVDGERVADIMNGEHIVLWLAPGTHRIGVSTQFDPVVEINFIVTSDPRYSNRASVSFNDDHRIMLRRVAN, encoded by the coding sequence ATGACACGCATGCAAAGCCTTGCGGCGCGGGCAGCCGCTGCCGTCCGGCCGTTGGTTTCAGCCGCGGCTGCCGCGCTCGTTATCGGTTTGCCAGGCATGCTCGCCGCCGGTTGCGCGTCCACGCCCGCCGACAAGGTGCCGTTCAAGGACGTGCCCGCCGGGCGCATCGTCAAGCCGGGCTACACGCAGCCCGGCGACAGCAAGGTCGCCGTCGACTTGCGCCGCGAGCGGACCGACAACGTCATCGTGCGGTTTCGCGATGCGCTGGTGTATGTCGACGGCGAGCGGGTCGCGGACATCATGAACGGCGAGCACATCGTGCTCTGGCTCGCGCCGGGCACGCATCGCATCGGCGTATCGACGCAGTTCGATCCCGTCGTCGAGATCAACTTCATCGTCACGTCCGACCCGCGCTACTCGAATCGCGCCAGCGTGTCGTTCAACGACGATCACCGCATCATGCTGCGGCGCGTCGCCAATTGA
- a CDS encoding type II toxin-antitoxin system VapC family toxin: MRKSSRANPGVQSFFGSAKEEGHRLYLSVVTVGELRRGVDAIRHRGDRLQALLLEGWLDTIMESFSSHILNVGTDVAQTWGHLRVPEPGHALDKLIAATALIYNLTVVTRNVADFEGTGARVLNPFQTLDA, from the coding sequence ATGCGCAAGAGCAGCCGCGCCAATCCCGGCGTGCAGTCTTTTTTCGGGTCAGCGAAGGAAGAAGGGCATCGCCTGTATCTGTCCGTGGTGACGGTGGGCGAGCTGCGGCGCGGCGTCGACGCGATCCGGCATCGCGGCGACCGCCTCCAGGCATTGCTTCTGGAAGGATGGCTCGACACGATCATGGAGTCGTTCAGCAGCCACATTCTGAATGTCGGCACCGACGTCGCGCAGACGTGGGGCCATCTGCGCGTGCCGGAGCCCGGGCATGCACTGGACAAGCTGATCGCGGCGACCGCGCTGATCTACAACTTGACCGTCGTTACGCGCAACGTGGCAGACTTCGAAGGGACGGGAGCACGGGTGTTGAACCCGTTTCAGACGCTGGATGCATGA
- a CDS encoding FitA-like ribbon-helix-helix domain-containing protein has protein sequence MANLLVRGLDDALVQSLREQAAAHGRSVEAEHREILAQALVQPRKFSFAELLMSMPDVGEDADFERRHDATDESGGPGVFD, from the coding sequence ATGGCAAATCTTCTGGTCCGAGGTCTGGACGATGCGTTGGTGCAGAGTCTGCGCGAGCAGGCCGCGGCTCACGGGCGCAGCGTCGAAGCAGAGCATCGGGAAATCCTGGCGCAGGCGCTCGTTCAGCCCAGGAAGTTCAGCTTCGCGGAACTGCTGATGAGCATGCCGGACGTCGGCGAAGACGCCGATTTCGAACGCCGTCATGACGCAACTGACGAAAGCGGGGGACCGGGTGTATTTGATTGA
- a CDS encoding AAA family ATPase encodes MTHLVFICGHAGTGKTTLAKRLVGPLMKATGEACCLLDKDTLYGVYSAAAIGALTGDPNDRDSPLFLQHFRDPEYRGLFDTAAENLRLGISVIAVGPLSREVREHKLFDHAWLGVPKDVQISVVWVSTSEETARERIAARGNPNDAYKLAHWDDYRQRRFVPAGDECDGLLMFDNTSPSPAEFDALLARIVRTPQSSGVILPPMPV; translated from the coding sequence GTGACGCATCTGGTTTTTATCTGCGGCCATGCAGGCACGGGCAAAACGACGCTTGCCAAACGGCTGGTCGGCCCACTGATGAAGGCGACGGGCGAGGCCTGCTGCCTGCTCGACAAGGACACGCTGTATGGGGTCTACAGTGCGGCCGCGATCGGCGCGCTGACGGGCGATCCGAACGATCGCGACAGCCCGCTCTTTCTGCAGCACTTTCGGGATCCGGAATATCGCGGCCTGTTCGATACAGCCGCCGAGAACCTGCGCCTCGGCATCAGCGTGATTGCGGTCGGTCCGCTGTCGCGCGAAGTGCGCGAGCACAAGCTCTTCGATCATGCATGGCTCGGCGTGCCGAAAGATGTGCAGATCAGCGTGGTGTGGGTGTCGACATCGGAAGAGACGGCGCGCGAGCGGATTGCCGCGCGCGGCAATCCGAACGACGCCTACAAGCTCGCGCATTGGGACGACTACCGGCAACGCCGTTTCGTGCCCGCTGGCGACGAGTGCGACGGGCTCCTGATGTTCGACAACACGTCGCCCTCGCCTGCCGAATTCGACGCGCTGCTTGCGCGGATCGTGCGGACACCGCAATCGTCCGGCGTCATATTGCCGCCGATGCCCGTTTAA
- a CDS encoding saccharopine dehydrogenase family protein yields MKVAIVGAGLIGHTIAHMLRETGDYEVVAMDRDQHALDKLAAQGIPTRRVDSADAAALRAEIQGFDALVNALPYYLAVSVASAAKGAGVHYFDLTEDVRATHAIRAIADSAEHVFMPQCGLAPGFIGIAAHELANRFTEIRDVKMRVGALPEFPTNALKYNLTWSVDGLINEYCQPCEAIRDSRTQWVQPLEGLEHFSLDGIEYEAFNTSGGLGTLCETLSGRVETLDYKSVRYPGHRALMQFLLEDLRLATDRDTLKTIMRRSVPSTAQDVVLVFITVTGMRDGQLVQEVFTRKIFAKTVCGVPMSAIQITTAGAMCAVLDLFREKKLPQSGFVRQEQVSLRDFLANRFGQLYEGRALEATATV; encoded by the coding sequence ATGAAAGTTGCCATCGTTGGCGCAGGTCTGATCGGTCACACCATTGCGCACATGTTGCGGGAGACGGGCGACTACGAAGTGGTCGCGATGGACCGCGATCAGCATGCGCTCGACAAGCTTGCCGCGCAGGGCATTCCGACGCGCCGCGTCGATTCAGCCGATGCCGCTGCATTGCGCGCCGAAATCCAGGGCTTCGATGCGCTCGTTAACGCGCTGCCGTATTACCTGGCCGTGAGCGTCGCGTCGGCGGCGAAGGGCGCGGGCGTGCATTACTTCGATCTGACGGAAGACGTGCGCGCGACCCACGCGATCCGCGCGATCGCGGACAGCGCCGAGCATGTGTTCATGCCTCAGTGCGGCCTCGCGCCGGGCTTCATCGGCATTGCCGCGCACGAACTGGCCAACCGCTTCACCGAGATTCGCGACGTGAAGATGCGCGTCGGTGCGCTGCCCGAGTTCCCGACCAATGCACTGAAATACAACCTGACGTGGAGCGTCGACGGTCTTATCAACGAGTACTGCCAGCCTTGCGAAGCGATCCGCGATAGCCGTACGCAGTGGGTGCAGCCGCTCGAAGGGCTCGAGCACTTTTCGCTCGACGGCATCGAGTACGAGGCATTCAACACGTCAGGCGGTCTGGGCACCTTGTGCGAAACGCTGTCGGGCCGCGTCGAAACGCTCGACTACAAGTCGGTGCGCTATCCGGGCCATCGCGCGCTGATGCAGTTCCTGCTCGAAGACCTGCGCCTCGCCACCGACCGCGACACGCTGAAGACGATCATGCGCCGCTCGGTGCCGTCGACGGCTCAGGACGTCGTGCTCGTGTTCATCACCGTGACGGGCATGCGCGACGGCCAGCTGGTGCAGGAAGTGTTCACGCGCAAGATCTTCGCGAAGACCGTCTGCGGCGTGCCGATGAGCGCGATCCAGATCACGACGGCAGGCGCAATGTGCGCGGTGCTCGACCTGTTCCGCGAGAAGAAGCTGCCGCAGAGCGGTTTCGTGCGTCAGGAGCAGGTGTCGCTGCGCGATTTCCTCGCGAACCGCTTCGGCCAGCTGTACGAAGGCCGTGCGCTGGAGGCGACGGCGACCGTTTGA
- a CDS encoding Lrp/AsnC family transcriptional regulator: MRPPRLDQLDELDRNLVALLQANARENVANLARQLGVARTTVIARIARLEKTNVIAGYSVRLGQDVLDASMHAYVGIIIAPKYGPDVLKKLNRMPEVQLLCAVSGEFDYVAWLRADSPERLNDLLDQIGGLAGVERTTTSIILSRKIDRGMT; the protein is encoded by the coding sequence ATGAGACCACCGCGCCTCGATCAACTCGACGAACTCGACCGCAACCTCGTCGCACTGCTGCAAGCCAATGCGCGTGAAAACGTCGCGAATCTCGCGCGCCAGCTCGGTGTCGCGCGTACGACCGTGATCGCGCGGATCGCACGGCTTGAAAAGACCAACGTGATCGCGGGCTATAGCGTGCGGCTCGGGCAGGACGTGCTCGATGCGAGCATGCATGCGTACGTCGGCATCATCATCGCGCCGAAGTACGGCCCGGACGTGCTGAAGAAGCTCAACCGGATGCCCGAAGTGCAGCTGCTGTGCGCGGTGAGCGGCGAGTTCGATTACGTCGCGTGGCTGCGGGCCGATTCGCCCGAACGCCTGAACGATCTGCTCGATCAGATCGGCGGGCTGGCGGGCGTCGAGCGCACGACGACGTCGATCATCCTTTCGCGCAAGATCGATCGCGGGATGACCTGA